From a region of the Geothrix sp. 21YS21S-2 genome:
- a CDS encoding efflux RND transporter periplasmic adaptor subunit: MPRLRTWLFIGIGSLGVLASIGWVGLRGGPGTPEFTTEPVKRQPLRDSVAANGEVQAKTRVNVGVQVTAAIKEIHVSDGQWVKAGDLLVTLDQERYKQALNQSEMGLRMARKDLEIAQATFSKQDQTFVRQERLNKAGLTSLEEFQQVKLARDTAATTLERARVAVQQSEAQTAIAQDDLSKTVIRATMSGQVTGLKAEKGETAIAGTTNLAGAVMMVISDLSEMMAEIRVGELDVVKVAVGQPAEVTVDALPGKVFQGKVLTVASSTDRPAGSSTSNSQEAQSYKVRILLDGSAQERASLRPGMSARVAVLTAEHKDVLSVSLAAIQDREAKAGGLGLLTGNRSVVFVVKDGKAAERSITTGLTTRRAAEVLTGLQEGDVVISGPTKQLATLADGVAVKIRKDKP; this comes from the coding sequence ATGCCGCGCCTACGCACCTGGTTGTTCATCGGTATCGGTTCGCTGGGGGTGCTCGCCTCCATCGGATGGGTGGGTCTGCGCGGAGGTCCGGGCACGCCTGAATTCACCACGGAGCCGGTCAAGCGCCAGCCCCTGCGGGACAGCGTGGCGGCCAACGGCGAGGTGCAGGCCAAGACCCGGGTCAACGTCGGCGTGCAGGTGACCGCGGCCATCAAGGAGATCCACGTCTCCGACGGCCAGTGGGTGAAGGCCGGCGACCTGCTGGTGACGCTGGACCAGGAGCGCTACAAGCAGGCCCTGAACCAGTCGGAGATGGGCCTGCGCATGGCGCGCAAGGACCTGGAGATCGCCCAGGCCACCTTCTCCAAGCAGGACCAGACCTTCGTGCGCCAGGAGCGCCTGAACAAGGCCGGGCTGACGTCCCTGGAGGAGTTCCAGCAGGTGAAGCTGGCCCGGGACACCGCGGCCACCACGCTGGAGCGGGCCCGGGTGGCGGTGCAGCAGTCCGAGGCCCAGACCGCCATCGCCCAGGACGACCTCAGCAAGACCGTCATCCGCGCCACCATGTCCGGGCAGGTGACGGGCCTCAAGGCCGAGAAGGGCGAGACCGCCATCGCCGGCACCACCAACCTGGCCGGGGCCGTGATGATGGTCATCTCGGACCTGTCGGAGATGATGGCCGAGATCCGCGTCGGGGAACTGGACGTGGTGAAGGTCGCCGTGGGCCAGCCCGCGGAGGTCACCGTGGACGCCCTGCCCGGCAAGGTCTTCCAGGGCAAGGTGCTCACCGTGGCCAGCAGCACGGACCGGCCCGCGGGGTCGAGCACCTCCAATTCCCAGGAGGCCCAGAGCTACAAGGTTCGCATCCTCCTGGACGGTTCCGCCCAGGAGCGCGCCTCGCTGCGTCCCGGCATGAGCGCCCGGGTCGCCGTGCTCACCGCCGAGCACAAGGACGTGCTTTCGGTGTCCCTGGCGGCCATCCAGGACCGCGAGGCCAAGGCGGGGGGCCTTGGGCTTCTCACCGGCAACCGCAGCGTCGTCTTCGTCGTCAAGGACGGCAAGGCCGCCGAACGCAGCATCACCACCGGCCTCACCACCCGGCGCGCCGCCGAAGTGCTCACCGGCCTCCAGGAGGGGGACGTGGTGATCTCCGGCCCCACCAAGCAGCTCGCCACCCTCGCCGACGGCGTGGCCGTGAAGATCCGGAAGGACAAGCCGTGA
- a CDS encoding bifunctional YncE family protein/alkaline phosphatase family protein, which yields MPKRLALSLALSLAALWAGEPPVGARGARGVRVATGQWVEPAGDVLTFPGRAIDMALSEDGATLFVKTDRGLLVVDTGGWRVRQSLAWGRGDSASMHGLAVDGGRVWVTTGKAGLLEAAPGAAGVWAWGRRIALAARDGKSAYPCGVALAGTRAVVALGRENAVAVLDLAAGSELARIPVGVAPCGVALSADGSTAFVANWGGRRPAPGQRTMASAGSPVAVDEGDRPLAGTVSRVDLARGAVTGEAEVGLHPCQVLLEGGTLSVANANSDSVTVLAAADLRVIRTVPVTPDPGLPFGSIVNALALDPRDGTLFAASGGTNAVGVIRGGACAGFVPAGWFPSCVAAGNGRLYIGSARGLGSREGRPGAKGWSVRSEQGTLQRVAIPADGALRTLTRRATDLAQVPRSLEAMLPARKGSRGPVPVPRRAGEPSVFRHVVYVIKENRTYDQVFGDLPQGDGDPSLCIYPREVTPNHHALAEQFVLLDNYYCNGVVSADGHQWATQGITTAYTEKTAGDWTRSYDLGTDPLAFAPTPFLWDSALLRGRSFRNFGEFDFTTLEPPLATWQDVYADHLGGTRKVGFRPSMPTESLRRHTAPDYPGWNTRIPDVVRVERFLAEFRECERKGAWQDLVVVYLPQDHTRGLTPGAPTPRAHLADNDLALGRLVEAISHSRFWKDTCIFVNEDDPQDGFDHVDGHRSLCLVVSPYTLRGRVVSRFYNQGSVLHTMERMLGLPPMTRLDGAAPTMEGCFTRRPDFTPYTALPSRVPLDEVNPRRTGALLDFSRPDTVPDDELNRLLWFAARGDAPYPAWFAGAHGKGLARKGLGLGK from the coding sequence CGGGGGAACCCCCCGTGGGGGCCCGAGGCGCCCGGGGGGTGCGGGTGGCCACGGGGCAGTGGGTGGAGCCGGCGGGGGACGTGCTGACGTTCCCGGGGCGGGCCATCGACATGGCGTTGTCGGAGGACGGGGCGACCCTGTTCGTGAAGACGGACCGGGGGCTCCTGGTGGTGGACACGGGGGGCTGGCGGGTGCGCCAGAGCCTGGCCTGGGGCAGGGGGGACAGCGCCTCCATGCACGGGCTGGCGGTGGACGGGGGGCGGGTGTGGGTCACGACGGGGAAGGCGGGGCTCCTGGAGGCGGCCCCGGGCGCGGCGGGGGTCTGGGCCTGGGGGCGGCGGATCGCGCTTGCCGCCAGGGACGGGAAGTCGGCGTATCCCTGCGGCGTGGCGCTGGCGGGGACGCGGGCCGTGGTGGCCCTGGGGCGGGAGAATGCGGTGGCTGTTTTGGATCTGGCCGCGGGCAGCGAACTGGCGCGGATCCCGGTGGGCGTGGCGCCCTGCGGAGTGGCCCTGTCGGCGGACGGATCCACCGCCTTCGTGGCGAACTGGGGCGGCCGCAGGCCCGCGCCGGGGCAGCGGACCATGGCCTCCGCGGGGTCCCCGGTGGCGGTGGACGAGGGGGACCGGCCCCTGGCGGGGACCGTGTCCAGGGTGGACCTGGCGCGCGGCGCGGTCACGGGCGAGGCGGAGGTGGGTCTTCATCCCTGCCAGGTGCTGCTGGAGGGCGGCACTCTTTCGGTGGCCAACGCGAATTCCGATTCCGTCACGGTCCTGGCGGCAGCGGACCTGCGCGTGATCCGCACCGTGCCCGTGACGCCGGATCCGGGACTGCCCTTCGGCAGCATCGTCAACGCCCTGGCCCTCGACCCCCGGGACGGGACGCTCTTCGCCGCCAGCGGGGGCACCAACGCGGTGGGCGTGATCCGGGGCGGGGCCTGCGCGGGGTTCGTCCCTGCGGGATGGTTCCCCTCCTGCGTGGCGGCGGGGAACGGCCGGCTCTACATCGGCAGCGCCAGGGGACTGGGCTCCCGGGAGGGCCGGCCCGGCGCCAAGGGCTGGAGCGTGCGCAGCGAGCAGGGGACGCTCCAGCGCGTCGCGATCCCCGCGGATGGGGCGCTGCGAACCCTCACGCGGCGCGCGACGGACCTGGCCCAGGTGCCCCGCTCCCTGGAGGCCATGCTGCCGGCCCGCAAGGGTTCGCGCGGGCCCGTGCCCGTGCCCCGGCGCGCCGGGGAGCCCTCGGTCTTCCGGCACGTGGTGTACGTGATCAAGGAGAACCGCACCTACGACCAGGTTTTCGGCGACCTGCCCCAGGGCGACGGGGATCCGTCGCTCTGCATCTACCCGCGGGAGGTCACGCCCAACCACCACGCCCTGGCCGAGCAGTTCGTGCTGCTGGACAACTACTATTGCAACGGCGTCGTCTCGGCCGACGGGCACCAGTGGGCCACGCAGGGGATCACCACGGCCTACACCGAGAAGACCGCGGGGGACTGGACGCGCAGCTACGACCTGGGCACGGATCCGCTGGCCTTCGCGCCCACGCCGTTCCTCTGGGACAGCGCCCTGCTGCGGGGGCGGTCCTTCCGAAATTTCGGCGAGTTCGACTTCACCACGCTGGAGCCGCCCCTGGCCACCTGGCAGGACGTGTACGCGGACCACCTCGGGGGCACGCGCAAGGTGGGCTTCCGCCCCTCGATGCCCACGGAATCCCTGCGCCGCCACACGGCCCCGGACTACCCCGGCTGGAACACGCGCATTCCCGACGTGGTGCGCGTGGAGCGCTTCCTGGCCGAATTCCGGGAATGCGAACGCAAGGGCGCCTGGCAGGACCTGGTGGTGGTGTACCTGCCCCAGGACCACACCCGCGGCCTCACGCCGGGCGCGCCCACGCCCAGGGCCCACCTGGCCGACAACGACCTGGCCCTGGGGCGGCTGGTGGAAGCCATCTCCCACAGCCGCTTCTGGAAGGACACCTGCATCTTCGTGAACGAGGACGATCCCCAGGACGGTTTCGACCACGTGGACGGGCACCGCTCCCTGTGCCTGGTGGTGAGCCCCTACACGCTGCGGGGCCGCGTGGTGAGCCGGTTCTACAACCAGGGCTCCGTGCTGCACACCATGGAGCGCATGCTGGGGCTGCCCCCCATGACGCGCCTGGACGGCGCGGCGCCGACGATGGAGGGCTGCTTCACCCGCAGGCCCGACTTCACGCCCTACACCGCGCTGCCCAGCCGGGTGCCCCTGGATGAAGTGAACCCGCGGCGGACGGGCGCGCTCCTGGATTTCTCGCGCCCCGATACCGTGCCCGACGACGAGCTGAACCGGCTCCTGTGGTTCGCCGCCCGGGGCGACGCGCCCTACCCGGCGTGGTTCGCGGGCGCCCACGGGAAGGGGCTCGCGCGGAAGGGGCTGGGCCTGGGGAAGTGA